The following are from one region of the Oncorhynchus nerka isolate Pitt River linkage group LG8, Oner_Uvic_2.0, whole genome shotgun sequence genome:
- the LOC115132977 gene encoding uncharacterized protein LOC115132977: MDTTALVYKILCAHNGYFELVEMRANFSTPEDDLESVLGNQDMFTSAVFEGNKRIFAKTKMRLCRDKECNGCSNLHLCIFYLYGTCRFDEGQRCRFCHELTSEYNIRVLREHHLEKLDRRELCMLLLQNDNTLLPPVCFTYNKGSGEYGYCPDKEKCRRLHVCERYITGTCAAEVDCDRSHDFYEPHPLNTLQQRGVPNELVASMLYTYRNIQAIQYEEGSRPVCHPPPPPPPPPQTYLPAPNVVQRETHYIHLQPIIVHSQVTPSMLCNFKLKSRPFVHTKPKSHTKPSSASHQSKPSKPPTPAPHQSESAKPPPPASHQSKPYKPPTPAPHQSKSSHTAPHQSKSTKPPSPAPHQSKSSKVPPPTPQQSKSSKGPPPTPQQSKSSKPPPPTPQQSKSSKGPPPTPQQSKPSKPPPPTPQQSKSSKPPPPTPQQSKSSKPHPPAPHKSKSSQPAPHQPKTTKAPPSARRR, from the exons ATGGATACAACAGCTCTGGTCTATAAGATCCTCTGTGCCCATAATGGGTATTTTGAGCTGGTAGAAATGCGTGCCAACTTTAGCACGCCAGAAGATGACCTGGAGAGTGTTTTAGGGAATCAGGATATGTTTACCAGTGCTGTCTTTGAGGGAAACAAACGGATATTTGCCAAGACGAAAATGAGATTATGCAGAGACAAGGAATGTAATGGCTGCAGCAATTTACATCTGTGTATATTCTACCTTTATGGAACGTGTCGATTCGATGAGGG ACAACGGTGCCGCTTCTGTCATGAGCTGACGTCAGAATACAACATCAGAGTCCTGAGAGAGCATCACCTGGAGAAATTGGACAGGAGGGAGCTGTGTATGTTACTACTGCAGAATGACAACACCCTCTTACCCCCA GTTTGCTTCACATACAACAAAGGTAGTGGAGAGTACGGATACTGTCCTGACAAGGAGAAATGCAGAAGACTCCACGTCTGTGAGCGCTACATTACAGGAACCTGTGCTGCAGAGGTGGACTGTGACAGGTCTCACGACTTCTATGAGCCCCACCCGCTCAACACCCTACAGCAGAGGGGAGTACCTAATGAACTGGTGGCATCCATGTTGTACACCTACCGCAACATCCAGGCCATTCAGTATGAGGAAGGCTCTAGACCTGTGTGtcatcctcctccaccaccaccaccacccccacaaaCATATCTCCCGGCCCCCAATGTTGTCCAAAGAGAGACCCACTACATCCACTTGCAGCCAATCATAGTACACTCACAAGTGACCCCTTCAATGCTCTGCAATTTCAAGTTAAAATCACGTCCCTTTGTCCACACCAAACCCAAGAGCCATACTAAGCCATCATCAGCTTCACACCAATCAAAACCCTCTAAACCACCTACACCAGCTCCACACCAATCAGAGTCCGCTAAACCGCCTCCACCAGCTTCACACCAATCAAAACCCTATAAACCACCTACACCAGCTCCACACCAATCAAAATCCTCTCACACGGCTCCACACCAATCAAAATCCACGAAaccaccttcaccagctccacaCCAATCAAAATCCTCTAAAGTGCCTCCACCAACTCCACAGCAATCAAAATCCTCTAAAGGCCCTCCACCAACTCCACAACAATCAAAATCCTCTAAACCGCCTCCACCAACTCCACAGCAATCAAAATCCTCTAAAGGCCCTCCACCAACTCCACAACAATCAAAACCCTCTAAACCGCCTCCACCAACTCCACAGCAATCAAAATCCTCTAAACCGCCTCCACCAACTCCACAGCAATCAAAATCCTCTAAACCGCATCCACCAGCTCCACACAAATCAAAatcctctcaaccagctccacaTCAACCAAAAACAACCAAAGCTCCTCCATCAGCCAGGCGAAGATGA